A stretch of the Bordetella genomosp. 8 genome encodes the following:
- a CDS encoding cytochrome b/b6 domain-containing protein, with protein sequence MSSFSVNDDGTVAPVRRRPVHPRYVRVTHWLNVYAMACMFMSGWGIYNASPIFPFSFPQWATLGGWLGAATIWHFAVMWLLVGNGLVYLLAGIASGHLRRDLMDVTPRAVLRDAAAALRLRLRHAPGRYNAVQKVLYLGVLLLGILIVLSGLAIWKPVQLDWLTNLFGGFAAARVVHFCAMAGIGLFVVVHLLLVILVPRTLPPMITGRTHGAHDA encoded by the coding sequence TTGTCCTCATTTTCGGTAAACGACGATGGCACGGTCGCGCCGGTACGCCGCCGCCCCGTTCATCCGCGCTATGTACGCGTCACGCATTGGCTCAACGTCTATGCGATGGCCTGCATGTTCATGAGCGGATGGGGCATCTACAACGCCTCGCCCATCTTCCCCTTCAGCTTCCCGCAGTGGGCGACGCTGGGCGGCTGGCTGGGCGCGGCGACGATCTGGCATTTCGCCGTCATGTGGCTGCTGGTCGGCAACGGCCTGGTGTATCTGCTGGCGGGCATCGCGTCGGGGCATCTGCGCCGCGACCTGATGGACGTGACGCCGCGCGCCGTGCTGCGCGATGCCGCGGCCGCGTTGCGCCTGCGGCTGCGCCATGCGCCCGGCCGCTACAACGCGGTGCAGAAGGTGCTGTACCTGGGCGTCCTGCTGCTGGGGATACTGATCGTGCTGTCGGGCCTGGCGATATGGAAGCCGGTGCAACTGGATTGGCTGACCAATCTGTTCGGCGGCTTTGCCGCCGCGCGGGTGGTGCATTTCTGCGCCATGGCCGGCATCGGCCTGTTCGTCGTCGTCCACCTCCTGCTGGTCATCCTGGTGCCGCGCACCCTGCCGCCCATGATCACCGGCCGAACCCATGGAGCCCACGATGCCTGA
- a CDS encoding molybdopterin-dependent oxidoreductase, whose protein sequence is MPERNDRPRGQRLILEPAQRSQLHRAQRRLLLRGGLSLGALAMISGCNMQDGDTFDKVLWAMSRWNDRVQGWLFNQNKLAATYQASQITDPFPFNAYYPEYSVPDIDLAAWKLEVSGMVADKRAWTLEDLRGLPQASQITRLICIEGWSAIGQWSGIPLKTFLQRIGADLSARYVGFKCADRYYGSIDMPTALHPQTILALDFGGAALPADYGQPLRLRVPTKLGFKNPKHIVAMFVTNTYPGGYWEDQGYNWFSGI, encoded by the coding sequence ATGCCTGAGCGCAATGATCGTCCGCGCGGCCAGCGCCTGATCCTGGAGCCGGCGCAGCGCAGCCAGCTGCATCGCGCGCAACGCCGCCTGTTGCTGCGCGGCGGATTGTCGCTGGGCGCGCTGGCGATGATCAGCGGCTGCAACATGCAGGACGGCGATACTTTCGACAAGGTGCTGTGGGCAATGTCGCGCTGGAACGACCGCGTGCAGGGCTGGTTGTTCAATCAGAACAAGCTGGCGGCCACCTACCAGGCCAGCCAGATCACGGACCCCTTCCCCTTCAACGCGTACTACCCCGAGTACAGCGTGCCGGACATCGATCTTGCCGCCTGGAAGCTGGAAGTGTCCGGCATGGTGGCGGACAAGCGCGCCTGGACGCTCGAAGACCTGCGCGGCTTGCCGCAGGCCAGCCAGATCACGCGGCTGATCTGCATCGAAGGCTGGAGCGCGATCGGCCAGTGGAGCGGCATACCGCTGAAGACCTTCCTGCAGCGCATCGGCGCCGACCTGAGCGCGCGCTATGTCGGTTTCAAATGCGCCGACCGCTACTACGGCAGCATCGATATGCCCACGGCCCTGCATCCGCAAACCATTCTGGCGCTGGATTTCGGCGGCGCGGCTTTGCCGGCGGACTACGGGCAGCCGCTGCGGCTGCGCGTGCCGACCAAGCTGGGCTTCAAGAATCCCAAACATATCGTGGCGATGTTCGTCACGAACACCTATCCCGGCGGATATTGGGAGGACCAGGGCTACAACTGGTTCAGCGGAATATAG
- a CDS encoding DUF4148 domain-containing protein — protein MIDAKNGKMISAYAGLSLVPGSTEYVSSGTATDIAKFSQQIAMDGPDHLTRTRSTAMNAKTIVSAFVLSFAAIGAAQAATPRGDSDNTPFQGVYGQQASSVSRDQVLAQLEQARAAGLTANADNDNAPFTAQADVASVPAVAQGGGVHGDLAFGDIDNQPFQG, from the coding sequence ATGATTGATGCGAAAAATGGAAAGATGATTTCCGCTTATGCGGGTTTATCCCTAGTCCCTGGAAGCACAGAATACGTTTCATCGGGAACAGCAACGGACATCGCGAAGTTCTCACAGCAGATCGCGATGGACGGCCCGGATCACTTAACCAGGACTAGGAGTACTGCCATGAATGCCAAGACCATCGTTTCCGCTTTTGTTCTTTCCTTTGCCGCCATCGGCGCCGCGCAAGCCGCGACCCCCCGTGGCGATTCGGACAACACGCCGTTCCAAGGCGTCTACGGCCAACAAGCCAGCAGCGTGAGCCGCGACCAGGTCCTCGCGCAACTGGAACAAGCCCGCGCCGCCGGCCTGACCGCCAATGCCGACAACGACAACGCGCCGTTCACCGCGCAAGCTGACGTGGCTTCGGTCCCGGCGGTTGCCCAAGGCGGCGGCGTGCACGGCGACCTTGCCTTCGGCGACATCGACAACCAGCCCTTCCAAGGCTGA
- a CDS encoding XdhC family protein — MNSLDIDVLQHARDWVAEGHRVHLITVVQTWGSAPRQAGALAALRGDGRLVGSVSGGCVEDDLMARAVAGTLPTAADRVTYGITSEEAARFGLPCGGTLRLVVEPLRDTEWLDPVLADVRAHRLVMRTVDLQTGGCTLAPASPIDGPDFDGRTFRSVYGPHWRLLIIGANQTARVLCEIATALDFHVMVCDPREEFFADWNMPNVTLLTSMPDDTVTEIGTDERTAIVAVTHDPKLDDMALLEALKSPAFYVGALGSAPNQAKRRERLRMFDLTEEEIGRLHGPVGLRIASRTPAEIAVAIAAELVWVRNTLGGADACAPNPAAASREDS; from the coding sequence ATGAACTCCCTGGATATCGATGTACTGCAACATGCACGCGACTGGGTTGCCGAAGGCCATCGCGTCCATCTGATCACGGTGGTGCAGACCTGGGGCTCGGCCCCGCGGCAGGCGGGCGCGCTGGCGGCCTTGCGCGGCGACGGCCGGCTGGTCGGCTCGGTGTCCGGCGGGTGCGTCGAAGACGACCTGATGGCGCGCGCCGTGGCCGGTACGCTGCCGACGGCGGCCGACCGCGTCACCTATGGCATTACCAGCGAAGAGGCCGCCCGCTTCGGCCTGCCTTGCGGCGGCACGCTGCGGCTGGTGGTGGAGCCCTTGCGCGACACCGAGTGGCTGGATCCCGTACTGGCGGACGTGCGCGCGCATCGCCTCGTCATGCGCACGGTGGACCTGCAGACGGGCGGCTGCACGCTGGCGCCCGCCAGCCCTATCGACGGCCCTGACTTCGACGGCCGCACCTTCCGCTCGGTCTACGGTCCGCACTGGCGGCTGCTCATCATTGGTGCCAACCAGACGGCGCGCGTGTTGTGCGAAATCGCCACGGCGCTGGATTTCCACGTCATGGTGTGCGACCCGCGCGAAGAGTTCTTCGCCGATTGGAATATGCCCAACGTCACGCTGCTGACGTCCATGCCGGACGACACGGTGACCGAGATCGGCACCGACGAGCGCACCGCCATCGTGGCCGTGACGCACGATCCCAAGCTGGACGATATGGCTTTGCTGGAAGCGCTGAAATCACCGGCCTTCTACGTGGGCGCGCTGGGCTCCGCGCCCAACCAGGCCAAGCGGCGCGAGCGCCTGCGGATGTTCGACCTGACCGAAGAAGAAATCGGCCGCCTGCACGGGCCGGTGGGGCTGCGTATCGCCAGCCGTACGCCCGCCGAGATCGCCGTGGCGATCGCCGCCGAGCTGGTGTGGGTACGCAATACGCTGGGTGGCGCGGATGCCTGCGCGCCCAATCCTGCCGCCGCCTCGCGCGAAGATTCCTAG
- a CDS encoding alginate O-acetyltransferase AlgX-related protein, producing the protein MRSAIPPVDHPGRIARWTSRLAGVALIAFLMAGLATTAYQVARGDLDLFPQGVGWRAFLDGDTTRELAHALSNAPLPAESARLERGLSWLAAGDLGPRVREGCPGWLFLSDEFMRYPHAADNAQSRAREVLRIKDALARRHIALVVAVVPDKSRIAAAHLCGLQRPAASARRLDDWVATLRAEGVDAVDLAPVLAAIGDGGPSGAGAYLRTDTHWNETGAQAAADAVAQAIRGAGITVTPRTDWTVRTQAESRPGDLIRLAGLDWLPARLQPPPDTTPVSVFTQKPAAAAGSGADDLFGDDNLPNAALIGTSFSRNSNFVPFLENALHARIPDFARDGGDFAGAANAYFGSPAFRQTPPKLLIWEIPERVIEAPRNGDTIALDRP; encoded by the coding sequence ATGAGAAGCGCCATCCCGCCCGTGGACCATCCCGGCCGCATCGCCCGCTGGACCAGCCGCCTGGCCGGTGTGGCGCTGATCGCGTTCCTGATGGCCGGACTGGCCACGACCGCATACCAGGTGGCGCGTGGCGACCTGGACCTGTTTCCGCAGGGCGTGGGCTGGCGCGCCTTCCTGGACGGCGACACCACCCGCGAACTGGCCCATGCGCTATCGAACGCGCCCCTGCCGGCGGAATCCGCAAGGCTGGAACGCGGCCTGAGCTGGCTGGCCGCGGGCGACCTGGGCCCGCGCGTGCGCGAGGGCTGCCCCGGCTGGCTGTTCCTGAGCGATGAATTCATGCGCTACCCGCATGCGGCGGATAACGCGCAGTCCCGCGCGCGCGAGGTCCTGCGCATCAAGGACGCGCTGGCGCGGCGGCATATCGCCCTGGTGGTGGCGGTGGTGCCGGACAAGAGCCGCATCGCCGCCGCGCATTTGTGCGGCTTGCAGCGGCCCGCCGCATCCGCGCGGCGCCTGGACGACTGGGTCGCCACGCTGCGCGCCGAAGGCGTCGACGCCGTCGACCTGGCGCCCGTGCTGGCCGCCATCGGCGACGGCGGTCCTAGCGGCGCCGGCGCCTATCTGCGCACCGACACGCACTGGAACGAAACGGGCGCGCAGGCCGCCGCCGATGCGGTGGCCCAGGCGATACGCGGCGCCGGGATCACGGTGACGCCGCGCACCGACTGGACGGTACGCACGCAGGCCGAGAGCCGGCCCGGCGACCTGATCCGGCTCGCGGGCCTGGATTGGCTGCCCGCGCGCCTGCAGCCACCGCCCGACACGACCCCCGTTTCCGTCTTCACGCAGAAGCCCGCGGCTGCCGCCGGGTCCGGCGCCGACGATCTCTTCGGCGACGACAATCTGCCCAATGCGGCGCTGATCGGCACGTCGTTCTCGCGCAACAGCAACTTCGTGCCTTTCCTGGAAAACGCGCTGCACGCACGCATTCCCGACTTCGCCCGCGATGGCGGCGATTTCGCCGGCGCCGCGAACGCGTACTTCGGCAGCCCGGCCTTCAGGCAGACGCCGCCGAAGCTGTTGATCTGGGAAATACCGGAACGGGTGATCGAAGCCCCGCGCAACGGCGACACGATCGCGCTTGACCGGCCGTAG
- a CDS encoding MBOAT family O-acyltransferase: MVFASLEFLTLFLPAFLILYVLAGLGGGRAVHRRNAVLLFSSWVFYGWWSPVFLLLFIALTLLGWLGGILIDRAGDGARRGWTLAVLIAIALGTLCWYKYANILVDTLNTAIGAAGGHPIGWQRVILPIGLSFIVLQSISYLIDVYRRTVPADHSFITFGAYQAMFVHLIAGPIIRYDWVKRELVARTVDWPQFALGARRFMIGMSMKVLIADTLAPLVDTAFALPRPTLADAWLGCLGYTLQLFFDFAGYSAMAIGLGLMLGFHFPENFLHPYLARSIQDFWRRWHISLSTWLRDYLYIPLGGNRGGVWRTYRNLLLTMAIAGLWHGGDSWNFLLWGIAHGLALCAERLWLNSGLPPLPGLPARVLTLLFVMLAWTIFRAHTFDGALTMYAGQFGLHGVALGDEMRLALRPVHVMTLVLGVCCAFAPALAPWAERHRNPLILAAGALWPVLGFLFSFALIASRGAVPFLYFQF, encoded by the coding sequence ATGGTCTTCGCGTCGCTGGAGTTCCTGACGCTGTTCCTGCCGGCGTTCCTGATCCTGTATGTCCTCGCGGGACTGGGGGGCGGCCGGGCCGTTCATCGCCGCAACGCCGTGCTGCTCTTCAGCAGCTGGGTGTTCTATGGCTGGTGGAGTCCTGTCTTCCTGCTGCTGTTCATCGCGCTCACGCTGCTGGGCTGGCTGGGCGGCATCCTGATCGACAGGGCCGGCGACGGCGCGCGACGCGGCTGGACGCTGGCCGTGCTGATCGCCATCGCGCTCGGTACGCTGTGCTGGTACAAGTACGCCAATATCCTGGTCGACACGCTCAATACCGCCATCGGCGCCGCCGGCGGCCATCCCATCGGCTGGCAACGGGTGATCCTGCCCATCGGCCTGTCCTTCATCGTCCTGCAATCCATCTCGTACCTGATCGACGTGTACCGCCGCACGGTACCGGCGGACCACAGCTTCATCACCTTCGGCGCCTACCAGGCCATGTTCGTGCACCTGATCGCCGGACCCATCATCCGCTATGACTGGGTCAAGCGCGAACTGGTCGCCCGCACGGTGGACTGGCCGCAGTTCGCGCTGGGCGCGCGGCGCTTCATGATAGGCATGAGCATGAAGGTGCTGATCGCCGATACGCTGGCGCCGCTGGTGGACACGGCTTTCGCGCTGCCGCGCCCCACGCTGGCCGATGCCTGGCTGGGTTGCCTGGGCTATACGCTGCAACTGTTCTTCGATTTCGCGGGCTATAGCGCCATGGCCATCGGCCTGGGGCTGATGCTGGGCTTCCACTTTCCGGAAAACTTCCTGCATCCCTACCTGGCGCGCAGCATCCAGGACTTCTGGCGGCGCTGGCACATCTCGCTTTCCACCTGGCTGCGCGACTACCTGTATATCCCGCTGGGCGGCAACCGCGGCGGCGTGTGGCGCACCTACCGCAACCTGCTGCTCACCATGGCCATCGCCGGCCTGTGGCACGGCGGCGACAGCTGGAACTTCCTGCTGTGGGGCATCGCGCATGGCCTTGCCCTGTGCGCGGAACGCCTGTGGCTGAACAGCGGCCTGCCGCCGCTGCCGGGCCTGCCCGCGCGCGTGCTGACGCTGCTTTTCGTGATGCTGGCCTGGACCATCTTCCGCGCGCACACCTTCGATGGCGCCCTGACCATGTATGCCGGCCAGTTCGGCCTGCATGGCGTCGCGCTGGGCGATGAAATGCGGTTGGCGCTGCGCCCGGTACACGTCATGACCCTGGTGCTGGGCGTATGCTGCGCGTTCGCACCGGCCCTGGCGCCCTGGGCCGAACGCCATCGCAATCCGCTGATCCTTGCGGCAGGCGCGCTGTGGCCGGTCTTGGGTTTCCTGTTTTCCTTCGCGCTGATCGCCAGCCGCGGCGCCGTGCCTTTCCTCTATTTCCAGTTCTGA
- a CDS encoding alginate O-acetyltransferase AlgF, producing MKSIATHGAALALAALVLCGYAPHAANAAETQLYETGPSDDASFLRFVNGTGAPVTVVPENRQARIVLDNAKPATDFLPVKARTAIAGTVEQAAARAAVSVRVDAGAFATVVVLADAAGGLKTVTIAEKPDDFNGLKASLAFYNLDPSCTQASLMAAGRNVAIAQDVAPGSLKRRDINAVALAVQGACGGQAAGAPLDLGQLQAGKRYSVLLVPGNAGGATASAGPRLIRADDTLAR from the coding sequence ATGAAATCCATCGCGACGCACGGCGCGGCGCTGGCGCTCGCCGCCCTAGTCCTGTGCGGCTACGCGCCGCATGCCGCCAACGCGGCCGAGACGCAGCTCTACGAAACCGGCCCATCCGACGACGCCTCGTTCCTGCGGTTCGTCAACGGTACCGGCGCGCCCGTCACGGTCGTCCCCGAGAACCGGCAGGCGCGCATCGTCCTGGACAACGCCAAACCGGCCACCGACTTCCTGCCCGTGAAGGCCCGCACCGCCATCGCCGGCACCGTGGAGCAGGCCGCGGCGCGCGCGGCCGTGTCCGTGCGCGTGGACGCCGGCGCCTTCGCCACGGTGGTCGTGCTCGCGGACGCCGCGGGCGGCCTGAAGACGGTGACCATCGCTGAAAAGCCGGACGACTTCAACGGCCTGAAAGCATCGCTGGCCTTCTACAACCTGGACCCCTCGTGCACGCAGGCATCCCTGATGGCGGCGGGACGCAACGTGGCCATCGCGCAGGACGTCGCTCCGGGGTCGTTGAAGCGGCGCGACATCAATGCCGTCGCCCTGGCCGTGCAGGGCGCATGCGGTGGGCAAGCGGCCGGCGCGCCCCTGGACCTGGGCCAGCTGCAGGCCGGCAAGCGCTACAGCGTGCTGCTGGTGCCGGGCAACGCAGGCGGCGCCACGGCGTCCGCCGGACCGCGACTGATCCGCGCCGACGACACCCTGGCGAGGTAA
- a CDS encoding cell division protein FtsQ → MLPAVLAGLSILIIGDSHMTVPTHLITTLHDDLVQQGARVHSLGICGANAGDWTKVTTGTCGGAERVDKGPIKVLGANPQTTPIKQLIATDKPNVVLIVMGDTMAAYDKPDFPKTWVWQQVTALTGDIASTNTACVWIGPAWGSEGGKFGKTFARVKLMSSFLAANVAPCAYVDSLNFSKPGQWGTVDGQHFTAPGYKQWGDAITKAVLDLPVIKGMEKK, encoded by the coding sequence ATGCTACCTGCCGTACTCGCCGGCCTGTCCATCCTGATCATCGGCGACAGCCACATGACCGTTCCCACGCACCTGATCACCACGCTGCACGACGATCTCGTGCAGCAGGGCGCACGCGTGCATTCCCTGGGCATCTGCGGCGCCAATGCCGGCGACTGGACCAAGGTCACCACCGGCACCTGCGGCGGCGCCGAGCGCGTCGACAAGGGCCCGATCAAGGTGCTGGGCGCGAATCCGCAGACCACGCCGATCAAGCAACTGATCGCCACCGACAAGCCGAACGTCGTCCTGATCGTCATGGGCGACACCATGGCGGCCTACGACAAGCCCGATTTTCCGAAGACCTGGGTATGGCAGCAGGTCACCGCGCTGACCGGCGATATCGCGTCCACCAATACCGCCTGCGTCTGGATCGGACCGGCATGGGGCAGCGAAGGCGGCAAGTTCGGCAAGACCTTCGCGCGCGTCAAGCTCATGTCCAGCTTCCTGGCGGCGAACGTCGCGCCTTGCGCGTATGTCGATTCGCTCAATTTCTCCAAGCCGGGCCAGTGGGGCACCGTCGATGGTCAGCATTTCACCGCGCCCGGCTACAAGCAGTGGGGCGACGCCATCACCAAGGCCGTACTCGACCTGCCCGTGATCAAGGGCATGGAGAAGAAATGA